TGGTGGTGTAGCTGACCACCAGGCTGGTTTTCCCCACAGCTCCGTCCCCCACCAGTACACACTTTACCCGTCTCTCCGCTGCGGCTGCTCCCGCTGACCCTAATCCGGACCGCCGCGTCCTCCCTCCGGAGCCCCCTTCTCGACTCCTGACCCTCCTCGGCGGGACGGGTGGAGCAGGGGACACCGGCGCCGGCTTGTAGCTCCCATCGCTCCGCGAAGGCACCTGGCACGGAGAGGAGGGTGACAtagaggtggaggagggaagCCAGGCGGGAGGATCAGTCCTGGTGAGTTTGGCCAGTTTTCACACCGTCCATTCTTCCGTTGGAGCGGTTTGTCTACTgattgttgttgctgctgtccgCTTCCTTTCAATTTCCATGGTTAAATGGCTAAAAGTTTAACTTCTTCGTACGCCACAGAGCCCTGAAGTGTCACTGGGTCCATTTCAGCTACATGGTTTATTCAGTTGTGAATGATAAAGTTCGGTTTAAGGAGCAGAGATTTAATTGGCGTTGAACGTTTGTTAGAGTGTGAGTCAGTCCGGACGTCCAACGGACAGAGCCGAGCAAAACTCCCCTTCTGTGACATCActgtgcgcgcgcgtgtgtgtgtgcctctGTTTACAGTGGTTGTGAGGACATCAGGGCCACAGCAGCGCTGCGGAGAATTGCTGCACTTTTGGGGACAAAAAGCCAGTTTTCATATGGTAAATAATTGATGTCTTAAGGTGAAGACTTGATTTAAGGTTAGGGGAAGATTGGGTTTAGGTCAGGGTGGGGTTAGTTATGGATTGTCTTCAGAAAATAAAGCATGAACTTAATGGGTTTTTAGCAGGATTAGTATAAATATTTTCTGTTCTCCCTTTAAAattcctctcttcttctgtgaaATTCGTgttatgcttttgtttggaTGAAGCTCTCCCCCTGTTTTATTTTAACAAAGATTTCTTCGCATTCATGTTCCATGCTGAATGTTATTTTCACCTCATTTGTCTCGTCTCACTCGCAGTCTGCTGTTGTTAATTAAATCACATACCAAACCTTATCGCACCACAGCTGAGGAAGAGTGGCTCTCTGGTATTGGTACTGGAGTTAGACACACCCATAACTTTGCATGACACGAACTTTAACTTTTTAGTATCTTAAAACAAATCTAATATTTGTGACTTTTAAGGGAGGCTACAGTGTGATATTAGACGCAACAGAAAATACAATTATTTCAGTGTCATGAAATTATGTAGTTACAGCTAGATATAGATACAACGTACCATTGTAAAAGTACAGTATTTGAGTAAAACATGTTGAATCTCAGTTTCCTGGCTGGTACATGAGGCTACCACCAGATTTCGTTTCACTTTACGCTACAGAATAGACGTCTGCGCCATCTAGTGGACTTGGTGAAATACAGACATGTGCTAATAACTCTCACGCTTTTAAAAATGTGTCTAAAAAATGGAGACAAGCTTGTGGATATTAGAATTTTACACACATCAAATAGAttaatgtgatttattttttcctatttgtttgttttttggcgGAACTACACACCGGTTGGTGTTTCCGCACGGACAATTTTCGCCGCTGGATCAGCATGTGTTGTGGATAAAACAAGCGGACAACACGCTTCGCTTTTATGTGGTTAGTCAGTTGGACAGTGTTTTTCATTCAGGTCCGGTAGACAGACGAACATGTCCTCTGCAGAGGTAGTTCTGGGTTTTCTGGATGAGGTGGAAACGTGGCGGCTTCGTTCCTCACAGTTCCCCAGCAAAGTCGGAGGGAGGCCGGCTTGGCTCAGCCAGACAGGTCTGCCCTCCCTGTCCGCGCTGGAGTGTGAGATATGTCGGCTGCCCATGGTCCTCCTGCTGCAGGTTTGTGTCAGAAGGAGGGAAGGGGACAGCGGGCTCGCCTGTCTTGCAGAGCTACATAACTTATTTTCCACCATAGATAAGAATTCACCCTAAACTTAGGGACGCTAaaagactgaagaaactgaAGAAAACAAGCGCAGTCTCTAAGAGAAAAACCCAGGGGATTCTCAATTTAATGATATGCATGGATCAGTGGGATAATTGACCGGACCGCAGCTTTGATGTTGTAGAAATATGAATATTTTCTTGTTTCAAGTTGTAAATACTAATTAAGAGCTTTTTTagcagcagaaacaaacagaaaatctcACTGACACACAAAAATAGTTTTAAAATAGTACAGGATTGCAGGATTTTTGCTGACATTTATTACAGCCTTAACCCCTTCATGTAGCAACAGAGTTGTTCCTATAATACAAGGTGCTTCGACCCCAAAATGCCAATTTTACTAATTTTGTGCAACATAAGTTACTCGGTTAACTGTTAATAACGCAGCTGAGTCTCATTTGTTACATAGCAGCATGTCCTATGgcagggctacccaaatccggtcctcgagggccgacgtcctgtaggtttcagatgtttccctgcttcaacacagctgattcagatgaaatggagctcttcaaaaggttgttaaaccagctgatgaagcatcgatctgaatcaggtgtgatggagcggggaaacatccaaaacctgcaggacatcgGCCCTCAaggaccggatttgggtagccctgTCCTATGGTGTGGTGCAGTTTTGAGTACTTTATTTGTAACAATGTCTGGCTTCAGATATGACCAAGCTCAAGCTTTCCACCTGAACTTTCCTGTGTTTTATTATCCTCTTCCTGTCTGCTGCAGGTGTACGCTCCCATATCTGGTCAGGACAGAAGCTTTCACAGAACGCTCTTCCTGTTTTGCTGCAAAACTCCTGAATGCTACTCCCGTAATGACAGTCGCTGCATGAAAGGTACATGCAGCCATCATTGCTGCTTTAAATTTTTGTCATTGTTATAGGAAATGGGCACAGTTGTAGCTGCAGTTCTTTTTGTGTCACTTTTGATTTACACTCTAGCCCAGTGtctcccaaccctggtcctcaaggcacactgctctgcatgttttccatgttcccctgctccagcacacctgattcaaataattgtgcaggtcttaaagctctccagaatgctgaggacgacccattcatttgaatcaggtgtgctggagcagggaaacatggaaaacatgcagggcagtgtgccttgaggaccagggttgggaaacactgctctaCCCTCACAATATCAAGAATACTTTTTGTTAGTTTTCTGACTCAGTTTTCTCCTTCGTGCCAGTTTTCAGAAGTCAACTTCCCAGGAGGAATGACTTCTACCCCTACGAGCCTCCCCCAGGTTTGTGCCTGTGCCATTGCACAGTTCTTCATCAAGTGTTGAGGGTGTCTCCATTACTGAGTAAAACAGAATATCTGCTGCACaccagatagatagatagatagattttcTTGCAAAGGTTGAGCACCTGGACACAGCTAAAATTCACAGATCTGCCATAATATTAAAGCCACCGACGGGTAACGTAACCCAGCTCATCTTGTTACAGAGCAATGTTCTGCAGGGGAAACCTGCATCCTGACATTCACATTGATGTTGGTTTGACACCCCGCGTGTAAACCCACCAAAGACGGACTGCTGTGTAAAATCGTTGCTCTCCCCTTCCTGCCTCCGTAAAAGTGATTTCGGACTTTTAATAGTCGTGCATTAACAAATTAGTAATGGTTTCACGCAGTGCGATATATAAGCATGTTACAGTTTGAAAAGGAATACGTGTGAAGTATTCGGCAAGTTTTTGagtctttaaaatgtttttattttaagtttttgaGCATGCCTTATAGTTTCATGTCGTACAAAATGTAGGTTTGTTActatctttgttttttgttttttgactcTACCACATGTAACTAAAATATCAGGGGTGATCAGACTGTGTAGTTGGTCTACAACCCCAGTGTTACCTTTGCCCTTTTAAGCATCCATGAGATAATTTTAAGGTTTAGACTTTGTATTTGGATCAaatttttattgtatttgttttctttgttttaactgGATGTTTGCTTAGgcggttttttttgtttgtttgtttgtttttgtattataaACATTGTCAACCTGTCCAAAATGGAGGGAAAGATTAAACAAGTGTGTAGATTAACAGATAACTGTCCCACCACAATGCATGTTTCACCATCCGCTGGTAGAGAGCAGCTCATCGGGCAGCATTAAATCACCAaacttttcctccttttttctgATTTCCCTCAGAGGATGAACCACCCAGCGATCCAGAGGACGACCACAGCATGTTGTCCATCTCTGGAGTTAAACTGTGTTGGGTGTGCGGTTGCCCCGGAAACAAAGCCTGCTCCCGCTGTCACACTGTGACCTACTGTGGGAAGCAACACCAGACGCTCCACTGGAAACACTCGCACAAGCGGGAATGTTGCAGCCCAGGTACAGCTGTGCGCCTTTTAGTGATTCAAAATAAACTTTAAGGAGTCCAACACTGACTGATACTTGAGCTGAAAGTCTGCCCGctgctgtgtctctgtgtatagcagcttctgtcactgcaacatcTCCCCTCCTCTTTCCTGAGTCTGAGCTTGTCACTGAGactgaggaggatgaggagggaaGGCAAGGAAAAGATGACCAgggtgaaggaggaggagaagacagCATTCAGAGAAGCGTTGATTGCCCCTCTTTGGCAGACAGTAAGTTTGGTTACATTATGAACAGCTTAAATGTTCCATTTTAGTACCAGAACAGGCGATCAAATTTTTTCTTCCATAAAATTTCTTTAGTCAGCAGTaattgtacttttttttgtgcattagCCCTGGCAGAGGCAGACCTGGAGGAGATGGCGATGCACGAGACTGAAGACAACAAAGCGTTCCAGCGGTTTAAAAAGAAGATTGCACGAGAGCCACATCAGGTAGAAAAAACAATGGCACACCAAAAAATTTTGCTACACGCAGGGCTACAGGCAGAGCTGCAGGCAGAGCTACAGGCAGAGCTGCAGGCAGAGCTACAGGCAGAGCTGCAGGCAGATCTACAGGCAGATCTGCAGGCAGAGCTACAGGCAGAGCTACAGGCAGATCTACAGGCAGAGCTGCAGGCAGAGCTGCAGGCAGATCTACAGGCAGAGCTGCAGGCAGAGCTGCAGGCAGAGCTGCAGGCAGATCTACAGGCAGAGCTGCAGGCAGAGTTAGACACAGAGCTGCAGGCAGAGCTGCAGGCAGAGCTGCAGGCAGAGCTGCAGGCAGAGCTGCAGGCAGATCTACAGGCAGATCTACAGGCAGAGCTGCAGGCAGAGCTAGACACAGAGCTGCAGGCAGAGCTGCAGGCAGATCTACAGGCAGAGCTGCAGGCAGAGCTGCAGGCAGAGCTGCAGGCAGATCTACAGGCAGAGCTGCAGGCAGATCTACAGGCAGAGCTGCAGGCAGAGCTAGACACAGAGCTGCAGGCAGAGCTAGACACAGATCTGCAGGCAGAGCTGCAGGCAGAGCTACAGGCAGATCTACAGGCAGAGCTGCAGGCAGATCTGCAGGCAGAGCTGCAGGCAGATCTGCAGGCAGAGCTGCAGGCAGATCTACAGGCAGAGCTGCAGGCAGATCTACAGGCAGAGCTAGACACAGAGCTGCAGGCAGAGCTAGACACAGATCTACAGGCAGATCTACAGGCAGAGCTGCAGGCAGAGCTGCAGGCAGAGCTGCAGGCAGAGCTGCAGGCAGAGCTGCAGGCAGATCTACAGGCAGAGCTGCAGGCAGATCTACAGGCAGAGCTGCAGGCAGATCTGCAGGCAGAGCTGCAGGCAGAGCTGCAGGCAGATCTACAGGCAGAGCTGCAGGCAGAGCTACAGGCAGAGCTACAGGCAGATCTACAGGCAGAGCTGCAGGCAGAGCTGCAGGCAGAGCTGCAGGCAGAGCTGCAGGCAGAGCTGCACAGATGTTTTCTTCTGTGTCCATCTGATGGTGTTTTTCCACACCCAGGTGATACGTTACAGTCGGGGAGGCTCTCCCTTGTGGGTTTCCGCTCAGCACGTGCCTTCAGATGAAAATATCCCACCATGCACCTGCGGCGCCAAGAGGACATTTGAGTTTCAGGTGATAATTCCTTTTAGATGCAGAATTTTCTGATTTCTTAAAGGCATTCTGAGATCTTTACTCTAatacagaggtcttcaacagggggtccgtg
This Odontesthes bonariensis isolate fOdoBon6 chromosome 1, fOdoBon6.hap1, whole genome shotgun sequence DNA region includes the following protein-coding sequences:
- the pdcd2 gene encoding programmed cell death protein 2 isoform X2 — encoded protein: MSSAEVVLGFLDEVETWRLRSSQFPSKVGGRPAWLSQTGLPSLSALECEICRLPMVLLLQVYAPISGQDRSFHRTLFLFCCKTPECYSRNDSRCMKVFRSQLPRRNDFYPYEPPPEDEPPSDPEDDHSMLSISGVKLCWVCGCPGNKACSRCHTVTYCGKQHQTLHWKHSHKRECCSPASVTATSPLLFPESELVTETEEDEEGRQGKDDQGEGGGEDSIQRSVDCPSLADTLAEADLEEMAMHETEDNKAFQRFKKKIAREPHQVIRYSRGGSPLWVSAQHVPSDENIPPCTCGAKRTFEFQVMPQLLNNLCVDSTGASIDWGTLVVYTCPASCNHDDQYSQEFIWKQDFSSDQHTQLKDT
- the pdcd2 gene encoding programmed cell death protein 2 isoform X1, which codes for MSSAEVVLGFLDEVETWRLRSSQFPSKVGGRPAWLSQTGLPSLSALECEICRLPMVLLLQVYAPISGQDRSFHRTLFLFCCKTPECYSRNDSRCMKVFRSQLPRRNDFYPYEPPPEDEPPSDPEDDHSMLSISGVKLCWVCGCPGNKACSRCHTVTYCGKQHQTLHWKHSHKRECCSPAASVTATSPLLFPESELVTETEEDEEGRQGKDDQGEGGGEDSIQRSVDCPSLADTLAEADLEEMAMHETEDNKAFQRFKKKIAREPHQVIRYSRGGSPLWVSAQHVPSDENIPPCTCGAKRTFEFQVMPQLLNNLCVDSTGASIDWGTLVVYTCPASCNHDDQYSQEFIWKQDFSSDQHTQLKDT